Proteins encoded together in one Stigmatella aurantiaca window:
- the gluQRS gene encoding tRNA glutamyl-Q(34) synthetase GluQRS, with the protein MSFRGRFAPSPTGRLHLGNARSALLGWLQARAAGGRFLLRVEDLDRARCRPEYVDEMKRDLEWLGLGWDEPPLFQSARDEVYRAALERLEREERVYPCFCTRAEISRAASAPHGLSDEGPRYPGTCARLSPAERAERARTRPPAYRFRAPPGEVRFEDGLQGPYTQDVATVIGDFVVRRNDGVASYQLAVVVDDAATGITHVLRGEDLLSSTPRQLQLYAALGLTAPGFFHVPLVLGEDGKRLAKREGAFALAELRKRGLAAERVLGLLAAWSGLGDGSPVGLDELVRRFHPERLPRTPVMTREQTIIEALGLP; encoded by the coding sequence ATGAGCTTCCGAGGCCGGTTCGCGCCCAGCCCCACGGGGCGGCTCCACCTGGGCAACGCCCGAAGCGCCCTGCTGGGCTGGCTCCAGGCCCGCGCCGCCGGGGGCCGCTTCCTGCTGCGCGTGGAGGACCTCGACCGGGCCCGGTGCCGCCCCGAGTACGTCGATGAGATGAAGCGGGACCTGGAGTGGCTGGGGCTCGGCTGGGACGAGCCTCCACTCTTCCAGAGCGCACGCGATGAGGTGTACCGGGCGGCGCTGGAGCGGCTGGAGCGGGAGGAGCGCGTCTACCCCTGCTTCTGCACGCGGGCGGAGATTTCCCGGGCGGCCAGCGCCCCCCACGGCTTGAGCGACGAGGGCCCCCGCTACCCGGGCACCTGCGCCCGGCTGAGCCCGGCCGAGCGGGCCGAGCGCGCGCGGACCCGTCCCCCCGCGTACCGGTTCCGGGCCCCGCCCGGCGAGGTGCGCTTCGAGGATGGGCTGCAGGGGCCGTACACCCAGGACGTGGCCACGGTCATCGGGGACTTCGTGGTGCGCCGCAACGATGGGGTGGCCAGCTACCAGCTCGCGGTGGTGGTGGACGATGCGGCCACCGGCATCACCCACGTGCTGCGCGGAGAGGACCTGCTCAGCTCCACGCCCCGGCAGCTCCAGCTCTACGCGGCGCTGGGGCTCACCGCGCCGGGGTTCTTTCACGTCCCGCTGGTGCTGGGCGAAGACGGCAAGCGGCTCGCCAAGCGCGAAGGGGCCTTCGCCCTCGCGGAGCTGCGCAAGCGAGGGCTGGCCGCCGAGCGGGTTCTGGGCCTGCTCGCCGCCTGGAGTGGCCTGGGAGATGGGAGCCCCGTGGGGCTGGACGAGCTGGTGCGCCGCTTCCACCCCGAGCGCTTGCCCCGCACGCCGGTCATGACACGGGAGCAGACAATCATCGAGGCACTCGGCTTGCCGTGA
- a CDS encoding PEGA domain-containing protein, whose protein sequence is MTRLVLSLLLLLGATAGAQGGARRVAVVPLQALSGDMASRGGPRLTERLMSELRGTSGLTLVTPPPEEPPPDRLAQARAQVKEAEARRQQRDFAGADTALTKALEGYTALAASLPHGQELADAYALRAAIRYAQGQDEEATRAVTSALALAPGRALPLAATSPLFAHTVGRVQAALREQPRGSLRFTSAPTGVTVTLDGKRLETAPVRVTGVPPGLHLWRAELPSGEVAGGLVEVSSGQEASVAIRPPGEGPGAVLAAALAGNRLDSAAVDAAAELGRGLGVDLLVFGTVSRTEEHLVLDSFVLAPDTRAPRRLPRVTLDAELLDAGPRLRGLTGALAAQGAASGEPVRLPTAPAAQEAPDTRLLQVTYPVVEPPTAPAAPTAPAPSRAPLTPRKPLVRP, encoded by the coding sequence ATGACGAGGCTCGTGCTCTCCCTGCTTCTGCTCCTCGGCGCCACCGCGGGCGCTCAGGGGGGTGCCCGGCGTGTGGCCGTGGTGCCCCTCCAGGCGCTGTCCGGGGACATGGCGTCCCGCGGGGGCCCCCGGCTCACGGAACGGCTGATGTCCGAGCTCCGGGGCACCAGCGGGCTGACCCTCGTCACCCCACCCCCGGAGGAACCGCCTCCGGACCGGCTCGCCCAGGCCCGGGCGCAGGTGAAGGAGGCGGAGGCCCGGCGGCAGCAGCGCGACTTCGCCGGCGCGGACACCGCGCTGACCAAGGCCCTGGAGGGCTACACCGCCCTGGCCGCTTCCCTGCCCCACGGACAGGAGCTGGCGGATGCGTACGCCCTGCGGGCCGCGATCCGCTATGCCCAGGGCCAGGACGAGGAGGCCACGCGCGCCGTGACGTCCGCCCTGGCCCTCGCGCCGGGCCGGGCGCTCCCGCTGGCGGCCACGTCTCCATTGTTCGCGCACACGGTGGGCCGCGTGCAGGCGGCCCTGCGGGAGCAGCCCCGGGGTTCGCTCCGGTTCACCTCCGCGCCCACCGGTGTCACGGTGACGCTGGATGGGAAGCGCCTGGAGACCGCCCCCGTCCGCGTCACCGGGGTTCCCCCGGGCCTGCACCTGTGGCGTGCGGAGCTGCCCTCGGGAGAGGTGGCCGGCGGGCTCGTCGAGGTGTCCAGCGGCCAGGAGGCCTCCGTCGCCATCCGCCCCCCGGGAGAAGGGCCCGGCGCGGTGCTGGCCGCGGCGCTCGCGGGCAACCGCCTGGACAGCGCCGCGGTGGATGCGGCGGCGGAGCTCGGGCGAGGCCTGGGCGTGGACCTGCTCGTGTTCGGAACCGTGTCGCGCACGGAGGAGCACCTCGTGCTCGACAGCTTCGTGCTCGCGCCGGACACCCGCGCCCCGCGCCGGTTGCCGCGTGTCACGCTGGATGCGGAGCTGCTGGACGCGGGCCCCCGCCTGAGAGGCCTCACGGGCGCCCTCGCCGCGCAGGGCGCCGCCTCCGGGGAGCCCGTCCGCCTGCCCACCGCCCCCGCGGCGCAGGAGGCCCCTGACACGCGGCTGCTCCAGGTCACCTACCCGGTGGTGGAGCCGCCCACGGCCCCGGCAGCCCCCACGGCGCCCGCCCCCAGCCGCGCGCCCCTCACCCCTCGCAAGCCCCTCGTCCGCCCATGA
- a CDS encoding metallophosphoesterase family protein, protein MRFVHCSDVHVTGDYFALPLRRLGWRRWLALAELTVGGRARAYRRAPETLARIAQEAREHSADHFILSGDLTAYALDSEFQGAREAMGAWAGDRRRCTVIPGNHDVFTPGSHRSRRFERHFGHLLESDLPEHCREGAFPFVRLVGEEAAVVGLLSARVPAVPGMAQGRVGPAQLEGLAAVVKDPRLAGRALLVVVHHAPLTPRGRADHWFHGLRDAEALFRLLPGPRYAILHGHIHHRYHHVATAERPHLFGAGSSTLAGREGYWVIDVAGGQVRGGRMYTPGAPHA, encoded by the coding sequence ATGCGCTTCGTCCACTGCTCCGACGTCCATGTCACCGGTGATTACTTCGCCCTTCCCCTGCGGCGGCTCGGGTGGAGACGGTGGCTGGCGCTGGCGGAGCTGACGGTGGGAGGCCGCGCCCGCGCCTACCGCCGCGCACCGGAGACGCTCGCCCGCATCGCCCAGGAGGCGCGTGAGCACTCCGCGGATCATTTCATTCTCTCGGGGGACCTCACCGCGTATGCGCTCGACAGCGAGTTCCAGGGCGCCCGCGAGGCCATGGGCGCGTGGGCCGGGGACCGGCGGCGCTGCACCGTCATCCCCGGCAACCACGACGTCTTCACGCCCGGAAGCCACCGGAGCCGCCGCTTCGAGCGCCACTTCGGCCACCTGCTGGAGAGTGACTTGCCCGAGCACTGCCGCGAGGGCGCCTTCCCCTTCGTCCGCTTGGTCGGAGAGGAGGCCGCGGTGGTGGGGCTGCTCTCGGCCCGGGTTCCCGCCGTGCCGGGCATGGCGCAGGGCCGGGTGGGGCCCGCGCAGCTCGAGGGGCTCGCGGCGGTGGTGAAGGATCCCCGGCTGGCGGGCCGGGCCCTGCTCGTGGTGGTCCACCACGCCCCGCTGACGCCGCGGGGACGGGCCGACCATTGGTTTCATGGGCTGCGGGACGCGGAGGCGCTGTTCCGTCTACTGCCGGGGCCCCGGTACGCCATCCTGCACGGGCACATTCATCATCGCTATCACCACGTGGCCACCGCTGAACGGCCGCACCTCTTCGGCGCGGGCTCTTCCACGCTCGCGGGCCGCGAGGGGTACTGGGTCATCGACGTGGCCGGGGGACAGGTGCGGGGCGGGCGGATGTACACGCCGGGCGCCCCTCACGCCTGA
- the rlmN gene encoding 23S rRNA (adenine(2503)-C(2))-methyltransferase RlmN, whose amino-acid sequence MSAAASSPLLALHDLPRAALGQQLAQWGYSAFHRDALWEALYRRQVKSLEELDGLLRPELVACLKERACLRAPTVHHEAFSRDGFTHKLLLRQYDGQTIETVLMRFKGRATVCISTQAGCAMGCVFCATGQMGLARHLSPGEIVAQVLHAVGLLRQTGESLRNIVLMGMGEPLHNYDATMEAVDILVDPKGLAIGPRFITLSTVGVVPGIRRLADEERPVQLAVSLHGATDAERAALVPVGKRWPLDELMEACRYYSARRGRRIFFEWTLIAGKNDTPEQAHTLGQLLKGMEAHVNVIPLNPTVGFGGAPSAPEAVRAFQDVLTSYGLPSTVRQRRGIDIDAGCGQLKAAVERPRRNMPG is encoded by the coding sequence ATGTCCGCCGCCGCCTCCAGCCCCCTTCTTGCCCTCCATGACTTGCCGCGGGCCGCCCTGGGCCAGCAGTTGGCCCAGTGGGGCTACAGCGCCTTCCACCGGGACGCGCTGTGGGAAGCCCTCTACCGGCGGCAGGTGAAGTCGCTGGAGGAGCTCGACGGGCTGTTGCGCCCGGAGCTGGTAGCCTGCCTCAAGGAGCGCGCCTGCCTGCGCGCCCCCACCGTGCACCACGAGGCCTTCAGCCGCGACGGCTTCACGCACAAGCTGCTCTTGCGCCAGTACGACGGGCAGACGATCGAAACCGTGTTGATGCGGTTCAAGGGGCGCGCCACCGTGTGCATCAGCACCCAGGCCGGGTGCGCCATGGGGTGCGTCTTCTGCGCCACCGGCCAGATGGGGCTGGCGCGCCACCTGAGCCCCGGGGAAATCGTCGCGCAGGTGCTCCACGCCGTGGGCCTCCTGCGGCAGACGGGCGAGTCCCTGCGCAACATCGTCCTCATGGGCATGGGCGAGCCGCTGCACAACTACGACGCCACGATGGAGGCGGTGGACATCCTCGTGGACCCCAAGGGGCTGGCCATCGGCCCGCGCTTCATCACCCTGAGCACCGTGGGCGTGGTGCCGGGCATCCGCCGGCTCGCGGACGAGGAGCGGCCGGTCCAGCTCGCCGTCAGCCTCCATGGCGCCACCGACGCGGAGCGCGCCGCGCTGGTGCCGGTGGGCAAGCGTTGGCCGCTCGACGAGCTGATGGAGGCGTGCCGCTACTACAGCGCCCGGCGCGGGCGCCGCATCTTCTTCGAGTGGACGCTCATCGCCGGCAAGAACGACACGCCCGAGCAGGCCCACACCCTGGGCCAGCTCCTGAAGGGCATGGAGGCCCACGTCAACGTCATCCCGCTCAACCCCACGGTGGGCTTCGGCGGCGCGCCCAGCGCGCCCGAGGCCGTGCGGGCCTTCCAGGACGTGCTCACCTCCTATGGACTGCCCAGCACGGTGCGTCAGCGGCGGGGCATCGACATCGACGCGGGATGCGGCCAGCTCAAGGCGGCGGTGGAGCGGCCTCGCCGTAACATGCCGGGGTGA
- a CDS encoding glutamate--cysteine ligase has translation MGLAIEREEFSPEDHQRFARRLSECLEALRLVLRRPGFGEGPRTVGAELEMFLVDAAGFPLPVNQQVLGSTEDPRVTLEINRYNIECNLRPTALVGRPFTALRAEFEDAAAEVRRAAAAQGARVAVTGILPTLREADFGGAALTDKPRYRALSAALRRRKEAPFKVSISGEESLTLTWDDVTLEGANTSLQFHLRVAPAEFARMYNAAQLVTGPVLAVSTNSPLFLGRKLWDETRVALFRQALDDRGEPQGREFASHARVTFGHGWAREGLFELFAESVALHAPLLPVLGPQSPLESVARGQVPGLDELRLHHGTVWSWNRAIYDPQDGGHLRIEFRALPAGPSVVDMVANGALLLGLTLGLAGEMERLLPAMPFTHARGNFLRAAKQGMDAVMLWPTDKMPSPQPVPVVELVRQLLPVARKGLVEAGVEEAEADAMLALINARLEARITGASWQRRTLARLEAQMPRADALAAMLERYLQHAASGRPVHEWPLD, from the coding sequence ATGGGTTTGGCCATCGAACGCGAGGAGTTCAGCCCCGAGGACCACCAGCGCTTCGCCCGAAGGCTTTCCGAGTGTCTGGAGGCGCTGCGCCTGGTGCTGCGCCGGCCGGGCTTCGGCGAGGGCCCCCGCACCGTGGGCGCCGAGCTGGAGATGTTCCTGGTGGATGCGGCGGGCTTTCCGTTGCCCGTGAACCAGCAGGTGCTGGGCAGCACGGAAGACCCCCGGGTGACGCTGGAGATCAACCGCTACAACATCGAGTGCAACCTGCGGCCCACGGCCCTGGTGGGGCGGCCCTTCACGGCGCTGCGCGCGGAGTTCGAGGATGCGGCCGCCGAGGTGCGCCGGGCGGCCGCGGCCCAGGGCGCGCGCGTGGCGGTGACGGGCATCCTGCCCACCCTGCGGGAGGCGGACTTCGGCGGCGCGGCGCTGACGGACAAGCCGCGCTACCGCGCCCTGTCGGCGGCCCTGCGCCGCCGCAAGGAGGCGCCCTTCAAGGTCTCCATCTCGGGGGAAGAGTCCCTGACGCTCACCTGGGATGACGTGACGCTGGAGGGCGCGAACACCTCGCTGCAGTTCCACCTGCGGGTGGCGCCCGCGGAGTTCGCGCGCATGTACAACGCGGCGCAGCTGGTGACGGGGCCCGTGCTGGCGGTGTCCACCAACTCGCCCCTCTTCCTGGGCCGCAAGCTGTGGGACGAGACGCGGGTGGCGCTCTTCCGGCAGGCGCTGGATGACCGCGGGGAGCCCCAGGGCCGCGAGTTCGCCTCGCATGCCCGGGTGACGTTCGGCCACGGCTGGGCGCGGGAGGGCCTCTTCGAGCTGTTCGCGGAGTCGGTGGCGCTGCATGCGCCCCTGCTGCCCGTGCTGGGGCCTCAGTCTCCGCTGGAGAGCGTGGCGCGGGGGCAGGTTCCGGGGCTGGACGAGCTGCGGCTGCACCATGGGACGGTGTGGAGCTGGAACCGCGCCATCTATGATCCGCAGGACGGCGGGCACCTGCGCATCGAGTTCCGCGCGCTGCCCGCGGGGCCCTCGGTGGTGGACATGGTGGCCAACGGCGCGCTGCTGCTGGGGCTGACCCTGGGGCTGGCCGGCGAGATGGAGCGCCTCCTGCCCGCGATGCCCTTCACCCACGCGCGAGGCAACTTCCTCCGGGCGGCGAAGCAGGGCATGGACGCGGTGATGCTGTGGCCCACGGACAAGATGCCCTCGCCCCAGCCGGTTCCGGTGGTGGAGCTGGTGCGGCAGCTGCTGCCGGTGGCCCGGAAGGGCCTGGTGGAGGCGGGCGTGGAGGAGGCGGAGGCGGACGCGATGCTCGCCCTCATCAACGCCCGCCTGGAGGCGCGCATCACCGGGGCAAGCTGGCAGCGCCGGACGCTGGCCCGGCTGGAAGCGCAGATGCCCCGCGCGGATGCGCTGGCGGCGATGCTGGAGCGCTACCTCCAGCACGCCGCCTCGGGCCGCCCCGTGCACGAGTGGCCCCTGGACTGA
- a CDS encoding lytic polysaccharide monooxygenase: MLGSLLASQALAHGSMEVPISRVYNCYKGNPEFPTSTACKALIAHSGKPQLYEWNAIRQTKANDNHRKFIPDGQLCSGGNSSHRGLDLTRTDWDSTLLLPDAEGHFEFVFHATALHATKTMQLFITREGYDPSQPLKWSDLEDTPFCTATGLTDVDHRYHMRCPLPQGKHGAHVIYAIWQRSDSTEAFYSCSDVSFPAAPAAATTTRWKELGQVLARADLPAQSQVTFRLFDKTGKDLESHSLQLEDATPAATWLLLLAQKVNATSSHVKVGVLHASGEVPPVERRQGNRVYAQETGLSFQLDVDEPAGSRSLPPPPPPDDGAGCH, from the coding sequence TTGCTGGGTTCCCTGCTGGCGTCCCAAGCGCTCGCGCACGGCTCGATGGAGGTCCCCATCAGCCGCGTCTACAATTGCTACAAGGGAAACCCCGAGTTTCCCACCTCCACCGCGTGCAAGGCCTTGATTGCCCACAGCGGCAAGCCGCAGCTCTACGAGTGGAACGCCATCCGGCAGACCAAGGCCAATGACAATCACCGCAAGTTCATCCCCGATGGGCAGCTGTGCAGCGGTGGCAACTCCAGCCACCGGGGACTGGACCTGACCCGCACGGACTGGGACAGCACGCTCCTGCTGCCGGACGCGGAGGGCCACTTCGAGTTCGTGTTTCACGCCACGGCCCTGCACGCCACGAAGACGATGCAGCTGTTCATCACGCGCGAGGGGTATGATCCTTCCCAGCCGCTGAAGTGGTCAGACCTGGAGGACACGCCGTTCTGCACCGCGACGGGCCTCACGGATGTGGACCACCGCTACCACATGCGCTGTCCCTTGCCCCAGGGCAAGCACGGCGCGCATGTCATCTACGCCATCTGGCAGCGCTCCGACAGCACCGAGGCCTTCTACTCGTGCAGCGACGTGAGCTTCCCGGCGGCCCCGGCGGCGGCCACCACCACCCGCTGGAAGGAGCTGGGGCAGGTGCTGGCGCGGGCGGATCTGCCCGCCCAGAGCCAGGTCACCTTCCGCCTCTTCGACAAGACGGGCAAGGACCTCGAGTCCCACTCGCTCCAGTTGGAAGACGCCACCCCGGCCGCCACCTGGCTCCTGCTCCTGGCACAGAAAGTCAATGCCACCTCCAGCCATGTGAAGGTAGGGGTCCTCCATGCCTCCGGCGAGGTGCCCCCCGTGGAGCGCCGCCAGGGCAACAGGGTCTACGCCCAGGAGACGGGGTTGTCCTTCCAGCTCGACGTGGATGAGCCGGCAGGCAGCCGGTCCCTGCCCCCGCCCCCGCCGCCCGATGACGGCGCGGGCTGCCACTGA
- a CDS encoding peptidylprolyl isomerase, with product MANTTKVFFDITIDGAPAGRIVFSLDTTTTPKTAENFRALCTGEKGVGKQGKPLHFKGSSFHRVIPNFMLQGGDFTKGNGTGGESIYGEKFADENFTNRHTRPGLLSMANAGPNTNGSQFFITTVVTSWLDGKHVVFGEVVEGMDVVKKIESLGSSGGQTRGTITIADSGQL from the coding sequence ATGGCGAACACCACCAAAGTCTTCTTCGACATCACCATCGACGGCGCCCCCGCGGGCCGCATCGTCTTCTCGCTCGACACCACCACCACCCCCAAGACGGCCGAGAACTTCCGGGCGCTGTGCACCGGGGAGAAGGGCGTCGGGAAGCAGGGCAAGCCGCTGCACTTCAAGGGCTCGTCCTTCCACCGCGTCATCCCCAATTTCATGCTCCAGGGTGGCGACTTCACCAAGGGCAACGGCACCGGCGGCGAGTCCATCTACGGTGAGAAGTTCGCGGACGAGAACTTCACCAACCGCCACACGCGCCCGGGCCTGCTCTCCATGGCCAACGCCGGCCCCAACACCAATGGCTCGCAGTTCTTCATCACCACCGTCGTCACCTCGTGGCTCGACGGCAAGCACGTCGTCTTCGGCGAGGTCGTCGAGGGCATGGACGTGGTGAAGAAGATCGAATCGCTCGGTTCCTCCGGGGGCCAGACCCGCGGCACCATCACCATCGCGGACAGCGGCCAGCTCTAG
- a CDS encoding NrsF family protein, giving the protein MRPECARVMDALGGPLPPELAAHAATCEDCRALLEGFGALEPLSRTPPAPPPAPVSPQAALQELAARPKATPWWRELLVLLAVFTAVMAGSLFFLGRNGLVNNAASPATLVGLGLLILVVMGGGAFLAVAPARRVPAWGLLSAGAAAVALFQVLGGSGYAGMRGFASGVMGCMVTEVVLTVPPLVAALVLLCRSVFQPLRALAAGLSAAGVGLFVLHLHCADGSAAHLALGHVAPWLLLSGVTLLVRARLPSRSYAP; this is encoded by the coding sequence ATGAGGCCCGAGTGCGCGCGCGTGATGGATGCCCTGGGCGGGCCCCTCCCCCCCGAGCTGGCCGCGCATGCCGCCACGTGCGAGGACTGCCGCGCCCTGCTCGAAGGCTTCGGGGCGCTCGAGCCCCTGTCCCGGACGCCCCCGGCCCCTCCCCCGGCCCCCGTGAGCCCCCAGGCCGCCCTCCAGGAGCTGGCCGCCCGGCCCAAGGCCACCCCGTGGTGGCGCGAGCTGCTGGTGCTGCTGGCGGTCTTCACCGCCGTCATGGCGGGGAGCCTGTTCTTCCTGGGCCGCAATGGGCTGGTGAACAACGCCGCCTCCCCGGCCACCCTCGTGGGGCTGGGGCTGCTCATCCTCGTGGTGATGGGCGGGGGAGCGTTCCTCGCGGTGGCGCCGGCCCGGCGCGTCCCGGCGTGGGGGCTGCTCAGCGCGGGGGCCGCGGCGGTGGCGCTCTTCCAGGTGCTGGGGGGCTCGGGCTACGCGGGGATGCGCGGCTTTGCCTCCGGGGTGATGGGGTGCATGGTGACGGAGGTGGTGCTGACCGTCCCGCCCCTGGTGGCGGCCCTCGTGCTGCTCTGCCGGTCGGTCTTCCAGCCGCTGCGCGCCCTCGCGGCTGGCCTGTCCGCCGCGGGTGTGGGGCTCTTCGTCCTGCACCTGCACTGCGCGGATGGCAGCGCCGCGCACCTGGCGCTGGGCCACGTGGCGCCCTGGCTGCTGCTGTCCGGGGTGACGCTGCTCGTGCGCGCGCGGCTGCCCTCCCGCAGCTACGCGCCCTGA
- a CDS encoding RNA polymerase sigma factor — MAPFKPQTALPRLETSWTDAPGGEASDEVLMARFCQGDATAFNAIFQRYARPVQGYLTRLTGNRTTAEDLVQLTFLSLVRARGRFLPGARLKPWLYAIATNAARDQQRRNQRPEELTAQGELPLQAADDTAAVRDTGLERTVQRALEQLPEGQRIPIVMHRFEGMSFAEIAEALGLTETAVKVRAHRGYARLRELLARQRQEMKE, encoded by the coding sequence TTGGCACCGTTCAAACCCCAGACCGCCCTCCCCCGCCTGGAGACCTCCTGGACGGACGCGCCGGGCGGCGAGGCGTCCGATGAGGTGCTGATGGCCCGGTTCTGCCAGGGCGATGCCACGGCCTTCAACGCCATCTTCCAGCGCTACGCCCGGCCCGTCCAAGGCTACCTCACCCGGCTCACGGGCAACCGGACCACGGCCGAGGACCTGGTCCAGCTCACCTTTCTGTCCCTGGTGCGCGCCCGGGGACGCTTCCTGCCAGGCGCCCGCCTGAAGCCCTGGCTGTATGCCATCGCCACCAACGCGGCCCGGGACCAGCAGCGGCGCAACCAGCGGCCCGAGGAGCTCACCGCGCAGGGGGAGCTGCCCCTCCAGGCCGCCGATGACACGGCCGCCGTACGCGACACGGGCCTGGAGCGCACCGTGCAGCGCGCCCTGGAACAACTCCCGGAAGGCCAGCGCATCCCCATTGTCATGCACCGCTTCGAGGGAATGAGCTTCGCGGAGATCGCCGAGGCCCTGGGGTTGACGGAAACCGCGGTGAAGGTGCGCGCCCACCGGGGGTATGCCCGGCTCCGGGAGCTGCTGGCCCGCCAGCGACAGGAGATGAAGGAATGA
- a CDS encoding GIY-YIG nuclease family protein, with protein sequence MSSNDSPPQQGGRSRRSELKQAYKEKPPPMGVFAVRNLASGKVLVGSSLNLPGALNRIRFELTTGIHRLYPALQEDWARHGADHFSFETLDVLAPPEEPGVDPKEELRVLEALWLERLRPYGEAGYNAAPPG encoded by the coding sequence ATGTCCTCGAATGATTCCCCCCCGCAGCAGGGTGGCAGGTCGCGGCGTTCCGAGCTGAAGCAGGCCTACAAGGAGAAGCCTCCTCCCATGGGGGTGTTCGCGGTGCGAAACCTCGCCAGTGGGAAGGTGCTGGTGGGCTCGAGCCTCAACCTGCCCGGGGCCCTCAACCGCATCCGCTTCGAGCTGACCACGGGCATCCACCGCCTGTACCCCGCCCTGCAGGAGGACTGGGCCCGTCATGGCGCGGACCACTTCTCCTTCGAGACGCTCGATGTGCTGGCACCCCCGGAGGAGCCGGGCGTGGATCCCAAGGAGGAGCTGCGGGTGTTGGAGGCGCTCTGGCTGGAGCGCCTCCGGCCCTACGGGGAGGCGGGCTACAACGCCGCCCCTCCCGGCTGA
- a CDS encoding NADH:flavin oxidoreductase/NADH oxidase, with the protein MSSLLFSPLSLRGVTLRNRIAVSPMCQYSYEDGFSNDWQFVHLGSRAVGGAGLIIVEATAVVPEGRISPQDLGLWKDEHIAPLARLTRFISEQGAVPGIQIAHAGRKASTAAPWNGDGAVRPEAGGWTPVGPTTEAFSPTYPVPEALDKAGIEKVIRAFADTAVRAHTAGFRLLEVHAAHGYLFHEFLSPLANKRTDEYGGSFENRIRIVREAVRAVRAKWPEELPLIVRISATDWVEGGWTVEDSVALSRLLKEDGVDLMDCSSGGVVGHAKIPVGPGYQTSLAERVRREAGIATGAVGLIHSSYQAEHILRSGQADLVILARQLLRDPYWPLHAAKELGADVKWPQQYERAKR; encoded by the coding sequence ATGAGCAGCCTCCTCTTCTCGCCCCTGTCCCTGCGCGGCGTCACCTTGCGCAACCGCATCGCCGTCTCCCCCATGTGCCAGTACTCGTACGAGGACGGCTTCTCCAATGACTGGCAGTTCGTGCACCTCGGCAGCCGCGCCGTGGGCGGCGCGGGGCTGATCATCGTGGAGGCCACCGCCGTCGTGCCCGAGGGCCGCATCTCGCCGCAGGACCTGGGGCTGTGGAAGGACGAGCACATCGCACCGCTCGCGCGCCTCACGCGCTTCATCTCCGAGCAGGGCGCGGTGCCCGGCATCCAGATCGCGCACGCGGGCCGCAAGGCCTCCACCGCGGCGCCCTGGAACGGCGACGGCGCGGTGCGCCCCGAGGCCGGGGGCTGGACGCCCGTGGGCCCCACGACGGAGGCCTTCTCCCCCACCTATCCGGTGCCCGAGGCGCTCGACAAGGCGGGCATCGAGAAGGTGATCCGCGCCTTCGCCGACACGGCGGTGCGCGCGCACACCGCGGGCTTCCGCCTGCTGGAGGTGCACGCGGCGCACGGCTACCTGTTCCACGAGTTCCTCTCGCCGCTGGCCAACAAGCGCACCGACGAGTACGGCGGCAGCTTCGAGAACCGCATCCGCATCGTCCGGGAGGCCGTGCGCGCGGTGCGGGCCAAGTGGCCCGAGGAGCTGCCCCTCATCGTCCGCATCTCCGCCACGGACTGGGTGGAGGGCGGCTGGACGGTGGAGGACTCCGTGGCCCTGTCGCGGCTGCTCAAGGAGGACGGCGTGGACCTGATGGACTGCTCGTCCGGCGGCGTGGTGGGCCACGCGAAGATTCCCGTGGGCCCGGGTTACCAGACCTCGCTGGCCGAGCGCGTCCGCCGCGAGGCCGGCATCGCCACCGGCGCCGTGGGGCTCATCCACTCCTCGTACCAGGCCGAGCACATCCTGCGCTCCGGCCAGGCGGACCTGGTCATCCTCGCGCGCCAGCTGCTGCGCGACCCGTACTGGCCCCTGCACGCCGCCAAGGAGCTGGGCGCGGACGTGAAGTGGCCCCAGCAGTACGAGCGCGCCAAGCGGTAA
- a CDS encoding DMT family transporter: MAWLYLLVAGVLEIVWAYAMKQSQGFTRLWPSVITLGVMAGSFGLLSLAMRSLPLGTAYTIWTGIGAVGSFVVGVVLLGEHLTVMRAVAACLIVTGLVLMKFSSPG; encoded by the coding sequence ATGGCTTGGCTTTATCTCCTCGTCGCGGGCGTTCTCGAGATCGTCTGGGCCTATGCGATGAAACAGTCGCAGGGGTTCACCCGCCTGTGGCCCTCGGTCATCACCCTCGGCGTCATGGCCGGAAGCTTCGGCCTGCTGTCACTCGCGATGCGCAGCCTGCCGCTCGGAACCGCCTATACCATCTGGACGGGCATCGGCGCGGTGGGCTCGTTCGTCGTCGGCGTGGTGCTCCTGGGAGAGCATCTGACGGTGATGCGGGCCGTGGCGGCCTGCCTGATCGTGACGGGATTGGTCCTGATGAAGTTCTCCAGCCCCGGCTGA